A window from Scheffersomyces stipitis CBS 6054 chromosome 7, complete sequence encodes these proteins:
- a CDS encoding peptidase M48, Ste24p (go_component membrane~go_function metalloendopeptidase activity~go_process proteolysis and peptidolysis) — MSRAVFLPKFMKGTITHSLFFYTTISLISELIDLPFSYYREFVVEEKFGFNKQTLGLWLRDHILAFSLNTVIVNVVLSGLLKIFEIYGESFIIYTTGFLVVVSFAVQSLSPFIGRLFYKFTALQDENLKHQIENLASKFNFPKTNIFVIDGSTRSSHSNAYFVGLPWYKEIVIFDTLIEKQTTEGVVAVLGHELGHWKLNHIPKLMLIQLLDFTQIFGLFGVFIYNKSLYSSFGFTDNQPAIVGLVLYWIIKEPISTATRFVTNIFSRKFEYQADEFAKSLGYQDELSKSLLKLDINSSSVTNTDWLYSAYYNGHPLLSERLSALGYISKEKISRETKSKPLKED; from the coding sequence ATGTCAAGAGCCGTTTTTCTACCCAAATTCATGAAAGGTACCATCACtcattctcttttcttttataCAACCATCCTGCTTATTTCAGAATTAATAGATTTGCCATTTTCGTACTACCGAGAATTTGTTGTGGAGGAGAAATTTGGTTTTAACAAGCAAACTCTTGGTCTTTGGCTCAGAGACCACATCCTTGCGTTTTCCTTGAACACTGTTATTGTTAATGTTGTACTTTCAggattgttgaaaatttttgaaatatATGGGGAGTCATTCATAATTTATACAACTGGCTTCTTagttgttgtttcttttgCTGTTCAATCTTTGAGCCCTTTTATTGGAAGACTTTTCTATAAGTTCACTGCTTTGCAAGATGAAAATTTGAAgcatcaaattgaaaatttaGCAagcaagttcaatttcCCAAAAACAAATATTTTTGTTATAGATGGTTCCACAAGATCATCTCACTCAAATGCTTATTTTGTAGGATTGCCTTGGTACAAAGAAATTGTGATTTTTGACACTTTGATAGAAAAGCAAACAACTGAAGGAGTTGTTGCAGTTTTGGGTCACGAGCTAGGGCACTGGAAACTCAATCATATACCAAAATTGATGCTAATTCAATTATTGGACTTCACACAGATCTTCGGTCTTTTTGGTGTTTTTATCTACAACAAGTCCTTATACTCCTCTTTTGGATTCACTGACAACCAACCAGCTATAGTTGGATTGGTATTATATTGGATTATTAAGGAACCAATTTCAACTGCCACGAGATTTGTTACAAATATATTCTCCCGCAAGTTCGAGTACCAAGCAGACGAATTTGCTAAGAGTTTAGGGTACCAAGATGAATTATCCAAATCCttattgaagttggatATCAACAGCCTGTCAGTAACAAACACTGATTGGTTGTACTCGGCCTATTATAACGGCCACCCGTTGTTGTCCGAAAGATTAAGTGCTTTAGGCTACATCTCCAAGGAGAAGATTTCAAGGGAAACCAAATCTAAGCCATTAAAGGAAGATTGA
- a CDS encoding predicted protein, producing the protein MSELQPINQPEGPLGIFSGESSSNQALNEPKPPDIDRNPHDHVAPPDSMDLDGESSDAVETGELEPSFVTAGSVIADDSFDDTQEASNALNTLNEGPEMSTMDSFETSVSKNSSHHVIEEEHDPVLAAKGDTVMISQNPTSISDWLKSTSTSDSVEITNVYIKEKNPKSQKKSFQKMKKSKKNNLRSSSYRSDSERSEFLAPTSQKQFIN; encoded by the coding sequence ATGTCAGAACTACAACCAATCAATCAGCCAGAGGGACCTTTAGGGATTTTCTCTGGTGAGAGCTCTTCGAATCAAGCCTTAAACGAGCCAAAACCACCGGATATTGACCGAAATCCACACGACCATGTCGCACCCCCTGATCTGATGGACCTCGATGGCGAGTCCTCAGATGCCGTAGAAACCGGCGAATTGGAGCCATCTTTCGTGACAGCAGGATCAGTTATTGCTGATGACTCTTTTGACGATACCCAAGAAGCCTCAAACGCTTTAAACACCTTGAACGAAGGGCCAGAAATGTCGACTATGGACAGCTTTGAAACCTCAGTTTCgaaaaattcttcacaTCACGTGATCGAGGAAGAACACGACCCAGTTTTGGCTGCAAAAGGAGATACTGTTATGATATCTCAAAATCCTACTTCCATTAGCGATTGGCTAAAGTCTACATCCACCAGTGACTCCGTTGAAATTACAAATGTTTATATTAAAGAAAAAAACCCTAAATCCCAAAAAAAATCCtttcagaaaatgaagaaatcaaaaaaaaataaccTCAGGAGCTCCTCTTACCGATCTGATCTGGAACGGTCAGAATTCCTCGCTCCAACATCACAAAAACAATTCATCAATTAA